One Gossypium raimondii isolate GPD5lz chromosome 3, ASM2569854v1, whole genome shotgun sequence genomic window carries:
- the LOC105794150 gene encoding uncharacterized protein LOC105794150 isoform X1: MLVERRRVMTWRRVGKSLQALVAHALLFSFTLLLALKLHHALSYSWWVVFSPLWLFHATVARGRFSLPAPSMPHDRDWAPFHALISTPLLVAFELLLCIRLDSSYGKKVVNLKIVFLPLLAFEMAILIDNIRMCRALMPGDEESMSDEVIWETLPHFWVAISMVFFIAATTFTLLKLCGDVAALGWWDLFINFGIAECFAFLVCTKWYNPAIHRNSHLGESSSSSMTIRHLDWNRGLVISSDEDSHHNSRICNLQDIGGHVMKIPFFCFQIMLFMQLEGTPPSARNISTPILFSPLLLLQGAGVAHAAYRLIEKIVILLHSGAVSGRYIDISSKVREFFGFLHHGSRLLGWWSIDEGSKEEQARLYYSGASGYNTFSPDIVKKRPKSDLVEEIWRLQAALSEQTEVTKYSQQEFERLQYEKILCRVCFEEQICVVLLPCRHHVLCSTCCEKCKRCPICRVSIEERLPVYDV; this comes from the exons ATGTTGGTAGAGAGAAGGAGAGTGATGACCTGGAGGAGAGTGGGGAAGTCGCTGCAGGCGCTGGTAGCCCATGCCTTGCTCTTCTCTTTCACCCTCTTGCTCGCTCTCAAGCTTCATCATGCCCTGTCTTACTCTTGGTG GGTTGTATTTTCCCCTTTATGGCTTTTTCATGCAACTGTAGCACGTGGCAGGTTTTCTTTGCCTGCTCCATCAATGCCTCATGATCGCGAT TGGGCTCCCTTTCATGCTCTCATATCAACGCCATTGCTTGTTGCTTTTGAGCTACTTTTGTGTATACGTCTTGACAGCAGCTATGGTAAAAAAG TTGTTAATTTGAAGATTGTCTTTCTTCCCCTGCTTGCATTTGAAATGGCTATTCTGATTGATAACATCAG GATGTGCAGAGCTTTGATGCCCGGAGATGAGGAAAGCATGAGTGACGAAGTGATATGGGAGACTCTTCCT CATTTTTGGGTTGCAATATCTATGGTCTTCTTTATTGCTGCCACAACTTTCACTCTTTTAAAGTTATGTG GTGATGTTGCAGCTCTAGGCTGGTgggatttatttataaattttgg TATTGCAGAGTGCTTTGCCTTTCTTGTTTGTACAAAGTGGTATAATCCAGCAATTCATCGAAATTCTCACCTTGGAGAATCCAGCTCGTCTTCAATGACTATAAGACATCTGGACTGGAACAGAGGCTTGGTAATATCTTCTGATGAAGACAGCCACCATAACAGCAGAATATGCAACCTGCAGGATATTGGAGGACATGTTATGAAAATCCCATTTTTTTGTTTCCAGATCATGCTTTTCATGCAATTAGAG GGAACACCACCTAGTGCAAGAAATATATCAACTCCAATTCTTTTTTCTCCCCTTCTGCTGCTGCAAGGAGCTGGGGTTGCTCATGCTGCGTATAGATTGATTgagaaaattgttattttacTACATAGTGGAGCTGTTTCTGGAAGATACATTGATATATCATCAAAAGTTCGTGAATTTTTTGGGTTCTTGCACCATGGGTCAAG GTTACTGGGTTGGTGGTCAATTGATGAAGGAAGTAAAGAGGAACAAGCTAGACTTTACTATTCAGGGGCATCTGG ATATAACACTTTCTCACCTGATATTGTGAAGAAAAGACCAAAATCAGATCTTGTTGAGGAG ATTTGGAGATTACAAGCTGCACTCAGTGAGCAGACTGAAGTCACCAAGTACAGCCAGCAGGAGTTTGAAAGACTTCAATAT GAAAAGATTCTGTGTAGAGTTTGCTTTGAGGAACAAATATGTGTAGTCCTGCTGCCTTGTAGACATCATGTTCTCTGCAG CACTTGCTGTGAGAAGTGCAAAAGGTGTCCAATCTGCCGTGTTTCTATTGAAGAGCGACTGCCAGTCTATGATGTCTAG
- the LOC105794150 gene encoding uncharacterized protein LOC105794150 isoform X3 gives MLVERRRVMTWRRVGKSLQALVAHALLFSFTLLLALKLHHALSYSWWVVFSPLWLFHATVARGRFSLPAPSMPHDRDWAPFHALISTPLLVAFELLLCIRLDSSYGKKVVNLKIVFLPLLAFEMAILIDNIRMCRALMPGDEESMSDEVIWETLPHFWVAISMVFFIAATTFTLLKLCGDVAALGWWDLFINFGIAECFAFLVCTKWYNPAIHRNSHLGESSSSSMTIRHLDWNRGLVISSDEDSHHNSRICNLQDIGGHVMKIPFFCFQIMLFMQLEGTPPSARNISTPILFSPLLLLQGAGVAHAAYRLIEKIVILLHSGAVSGRYIDISSKVREFFGFLHHGSRLLGWWSIDEGSKEEQARLYYSGASGFGDYKLHSVSRLKSPSTASRSLKDFNMKRFCVEFALRNKYV, from the exons ATGTTGGTAGAGAGAAGGAGAGTGATGACCTGGAGGAGAGTGGGGAAGTCGCTGCAGGCGCTGGTAGCCCATGCCTTGCTCTTCTCTTTCACCCTCTTGCTCGCTCTCAAGCTTCATCATGCCCTGTCTTACTCTTGGTG GGTTGTATTTTCCCCTTTATGGCTTTTTCATGCAACTGTAGCACGTGGCAGGTTTTCTTTGCCTGCTCCATCAATGCCTCATGATCGCGAT TGGGCTCCCTTTCATGCTCTCATATCAACGCCATTGCTTGTTGCTTTTGAGCTACTTTTGTGTATACGTCTTGACAGCAGCTATGGTAAAAAAG TTGTTAATTTGAAGATTGTCTTTCTTCCCCTGCTTGCATTTGAAATGGCTATTCTGATTGATAACATCAG GATGTGCAGAGCTTTGATGCCCGGAGATGAGGAAAGCATGAGTGACGAAGTGATATGGGAGACTCTTCCT CATTTTTGGGTTGCAATATCTATGGTCTTCTTTATTGCTGCCACAACTTTCACTCTTTTAAAGTTATGTG GTGATGTTGCAGCTCTAGGCTGGTgggatttatttataaattttgg TATTGCAGAGTGCTTTGCCTTTCTTGTTTGTACAAAGTGGTATAATCCAGCAATTCATCGAAATTCTCACCTTGGAGAATCCAGCTCGTCTTCAATGACTATAAGACATCTGGACTGGAACAGAGGCTTGGTAATATCTTCTGATGAAGACAGCCACCATAACAGCAGAATATGCAACCTGCAGGATATTGGAGGACATGTTATGAAAATCCCATTTTTTTGTTTCCAGATCATGCTTTTCATGCAATTAGAG GGAACACCACCTAGTGCAAGAAATATATCAACTCCAATTCTTTTTTCTCCCCTTCTGCTGCTGCAAGGAGCTGGGGTTGCTCATGCTGCGTATAGATTGATTgagaaaattgttattttacTACATAGTGGAGCTGTTTCTGGAAGATACATTGATATATCATCAAAAGTTCGTGAATTTTTTGGGTTCTTGCACCATGGGTCAAG GTTACTGGGTTGGTGGTCAATTGATGAAGGAAGTAAAGAGGAACAAGCTAGACTTTACTATTCAGGGGCATCTGG ATTTGGAGATTACAAGCTGCACTCAGTGAGCAGACTGAAGTCACCAAGTACAGCCAGCAGGAGTTTGAAAGACTTCAATAT GAAAAGATTCTGTGTAGAGTTTGCTTTGAGGAACAAATATGTGTAG
- the LOC105794150 gene encoding uncharacterized protein LOC105794150 isoform X2, whose amino-acid sequence MLVERRRVMTWRRVGKSLQALVAHALLFSFTLLLALKLHHALSYSWWVVFSPLWLFHATVARGRFSLPAPSMPHDRDWAPFHALISTPLLVAFELLLCIRLDSSYVVNLKIVFLPLLAFEMAILIDNIRMCRALMPGDEESMSDEVIWETLPHFWVAISMVFFIAATTFTLLKLCGDVAALGWWDLFINFGIAECFAFLVCTKWYNPAIHRNSHLGESSSSSMTIRHLDWNRGLVISSDEDSHHNSRICNLQDIGGHVMKIPFFCFQIMLFMQLEGTPPSARNISTPILFSPLLLLQGAGVAHAAYRLIEKIVILLHSGAVSGRYIDISSKVREFFGFLHHGSRLLGWWSIDEGSKEEQARLYYSGASGYNTFSPDIVKKRPKSDLVEEIWRLQAALSEQTEVTKYSQQEFERLQYEKILCRVCFEEQICVVLLPCRHHVLCSTCCEKCKRCPICRVSIEERLPVYDV is encoded by the exons ATGTTGGTAGAGAGAAGGAGAGTGATGACCTGGAGGAGAGTGGGGAAGTCGCTGCAGGCGCTGGTAGCCCATGCCTTGCTCTTCTCTTTCACCCTCTTGCTCGCTCTCAAGCTTCATCATGCCCTGTCTTACTCTTGGTG GGTTGTATTTTCCCCTTTATGGCTTTTTCATGCAACTGTAGCACGTGGCAGGTTTTCTTTGCCTGCTCCATCAATGCCTCATGATCGCGAT TGGGCTCCCTTTCATGCTCTCATATCAACGCCATTGCTTGTTGCTTTTGAGCTACTTTTGTGTATACGTCTTGACAGCAGCTATG TTGTTAATTTGAAGATTGTCTTTCTTCCCCTGCTTGCATTTGAAATGGCTATTCTGATTGATAACATCAG GATGTGCAGAGCTTTGATGCCCGGAGATGAGGAAAGCATGAGTGACGAAGTGATATGGGAGACTCTTCCT CATTTTTGGGTTGCAATATCTATGGTCTTCTTTATTGCTGCCACAACTTTCACTCTTTTAAAGTTATGTG GTGATGTTGCAGCTCTAGGCTGGTgggatttatttataaattttgg TATTGCAGAGTGCTTTGCCTTTCTTGTTTGTACAAAGTGGTATAATCCAGCAATTCATCGAAATTCTCACCTTGGAGAATCCAGCTCGTCTTCAATGACTATAAGACATCTGGACTGGAACAGAGGCTTGGTAATATCTTCTGATGAAGACAGCCACCATAACAGCAGAATATGCAACCTGCAGGATATTGGAGGACATGTTATGAAAATCCCATTTTTTTGTTTCCAGATCATGCTTTTCATGCAATTAGAG GGAACACCACCTAGTGCAAGAAATATATCAACTCCAATTCTTTTTTCTCCCCTTCTGCTGCTGCAAGGAGCTGGGGTTGCTCATGCTGCGTATAGATTGATTgagaaaattgttattttacTACATAGTGGAGCTGTTTCTGGAAGATACATTGATATATCATCAAAAGTTCGTGAATTTTTTGGGTTCTTGCACCATGGGTCAAG GTTACTGGGTTGGTGGTCAATTGATGAAGGAAGTAAAGAGGAACAAGCTAGACTTTACTATTCAGGGGCATCTGG ATATAACACTTTCTCACCTGATATTGTGAAGAAAAGACCAAAATCAGATCTTGTTGAGGAG ATTTGGAGATTACAAGCTGCACTCAGTGAGCAGACTGAAGTCACCAAGTACAGCCAGCAGGAGTTTGAAAGACTTCAATAT GAAAAGATTCTGTGTAGAGTTTGCTTTGAGGAACAAATATGTGTAGTCCTGCTGCCTTGTAGACATCATGTTCTCTGCAG CACTTGCTGTGAGAAGTGCAAAAGGTGTCCAATCTGCCGTGTTTCTATTGAAGAGCGACTGCCAGTCTATGATGTCTAG